A region from the Variovorax sp. V93 genome encodes:
- a CDS encoding efflux RND transporter periplasmic adaptor subunit, translating to MSNNKQNLSSAARKGLWPAVTGLTALLAVAAAVLGMHSFKAEATAPAAAQQGTPVSVATVASSEINAWDEFSGRLEAVQRVDVRSRVAGAVQSVHFREGALVKQGDLLITIDPAPYAAEVERAEAQVASAQARQAFSRSEQERAKRLWDQQAIAQREYDERVNAAREAEANLRAAQASLQSARLNLGYTQVRAPVAGRIGKLEVTMGNLVAAGPGAPVLTTLVSVSPIYASFDADEQVITRALKDLPSGASARGQIESIPVQMGTAGLEGTPFTGKLQLIDNQVDARSGTVRVRASFDNKDGSLIPGQFARIRMGQARSDSALLVSERAIGTDQNKKFVMVVGEDNKATYREVTLGASINGLRVVSKGLKAGDRVVVNGLQHIRPGALVVPQSVTMDAKADTKQQQPERVAEAAKS from the coding sequence ATGTCGAACAACAAGCAAAACCTTTCTTCCGCCGCCCGCAAGGGCCTGTGGCCCGCAGTGACCGGCCTCACCGCGCTGCTGGCGGTGGCCGCCGCGGTGCTCGGCATGCACAGCTTCAAGGCCGAGGCCACGGCACCGGCCGCGGCGCAGCAGGGCACGCCGGTGTCGGTGGCCACCGTGGCTTCGAGCGAGATCAATGCCTGGGACGAGTTCTCGGGCCGGCTCGAGGCGGTGCAGCGCGTCGACGTGCGCTCCCGCGTGGCGGGCGCCGTGCAGTCGGTGCATTTCCGCGAAGGCGCACTGGTCAAGCAGGGCGACCTGCTGATCACCATCGACCCCGCGCCGTACGCGGCCGAGGTGGAGCGCGCCGAAGCGCAGGTGGCCTCGGCCCAGGCGCGCCAGGCCTTCAGCCGCAGCGAGCAGGAACGCGCCAAGCGCCTGTGGGACCAGCAGGCCATCGCCCAGCGCGAATACGACGAGCGCGTGAACGCTGCGCGTGAAGCCGAAGCCAACCTGCGCGCCGCCCAGGCGTCGCTGCAATCGGCGCGGCTGAACCTGGGCTACACCCAGGTGCGTGCGCCGGTCGCGGGCCGCATCGGCAAGCTCGAAGTGACGATGGGCAACCTGGTGGCCGCCGGTCCCGGCGCGCCGGTGCTGACCACGCTGGTGTCGGTGAGCCCGATCTACGCGAGCTTCGACGCCGACGAGCAGGTGATCACGCGCGCCCTGAAGGACCTGCCGAGCGGCGCCAGCGCCCGCGGCCAGATCGAGAGCATTCCCGTGCAGATGGGCACCGCCGGCCTCGAAGGCACGCCCTTCACCGGCAAGCTGCAGCTGATCGACAACCAGGTCGATGCGCGCAGCGGCACCGTGCGTGTGCGGGCCTCGTTCGACAACAAGGACGGCAGCCTCATTCCGGGCCAATTCGCCCGCATCCGCATGGGCCAGGCGCGCAGCGACTCGGCACTGCTGGTGAGCGAGCGCGCCATCGGCACCGACCAGAACAAGAAGTTCGTGATGGTGGTGGGCGAGGACAACAAGGCCACGTACCGCGAAGTCACGCTCGGCGCATCGATCAACGGGCTGCGCGTCGTGAGCAAGGGCCTGAAGGCCGGCGACCGCGTGGTGGTCAATGGCCTGCAGCACATCCGCCCCGGTGCGCTGGTGGTGCCGCAAAGCGTGACGATGGACGCCAAGGCCGACACCAAGCAACAACAACCGGAACGCGTCGCGGAAGCCGCGAAGTCCTGA